A region from the Cryptosporangium arvum DSM 44712 genome encodes:
- a CDS encoding bifunctional DNA primase/polymerase encodes MTRTPTLAAALEYAARGWPVFFLGRTTKRPVANCQPCKAAGHDHNPEACTCLTCHGFYAASADPTRVERMHDRVPCGLLAIRAGRPPGAVAGLVIIDIDPAHGGAVDTALMPPTYCVRTGSGGWHLYYAHPGRPVGSRPMPGRPGIDVKADGGYVVAPPSQHPTTGQPYRRVGDREVRPLPARLLATCQPPEPAHTPSTDRRPDRGGITNPDALLASHLDAVARAPEGKRRTTLYGAARGVARMVLAGALSEADAWSELSRVGRLAGQTERDTRAAIEGGFTAEGVTTGRVAA; translated from the coding sequence ATGACCCGCACACCCACGCTGGCCGCGGCGCTGGAGTACGCCGCCCGCGGCTGGCCGGTGTTCTTCCTCGGACGCACCACCAAACGCCCCGTCGCCAACTGCCAGCCCTGCAAGGCCGCCGGCCACGATCACAACCCGGAGGCCTGCACCTGCCTGACCTGCCACGGCTTTTACGCCGCCAGCGCCGACCCGACCCGCGTCGAGCGCATGCACGACCGCGTGCCATGCGGACTGCTCGCCATCCGCGCCGGGCGCCCACCGGGCGCCGTCGCCGGGCTGGTCATCATCGACATCGACCCGGCACACGGTGGCGCTGTCGACACGGCCCTGATGCCGCCCACCTACTGCGTGCGCACCGGTTCGGGTGGCTGGCACCTCTACTACGCCCACCCCGGCCGCCCGGTCGGCTCCCGGCCGATGCCCGGACGGCCCGGCATCGACGTCAAGGCAGACGGCGGGTACGTCGTTGCGCCGCCCTCGCAGCACCCGACCACGGGCCAGCCGTACCGGCGAGTCGGCGACCGGGAGGTCCGCCCACTTCCTGCGCGGCTGCTCGCCACCTGCCAGCCACCCGAACCTGCGCACACGCCGAGCACCGACCGGCGCCCGGACCGCGGGGGCATCACGAACCCAGACGCCCTGCTTGCCTCCCACCTCGACGCCGTGGCACGCGCCCCGGAGGGCAAGCGCCGCACGACGCTCTACGGCGCCGCCCGCGGCGTGGCGCGCATGGTCCTGGCAGGTGCGCTCTCCGAGGCCGACGCGTGGTCGGAACTGAGCCGTGTCGGGCGGCTGGCTGGTCAAACTGAGCGGGACACCCGCGCTGCTATCGAGGGTGGATTCACCGCCGAGGGCGTAACTACGGGGCGGGTGGCGGCATGA